Proteins from one Clostridium cellulovorans 743B genomic window:
- a CDS encoding cold-shock protein, with translation MNGTVKWFNAQKGFGFITGEDGKDVFAHFSKINSDGYKSLEENQKVSYEVVDGQKGPQAENITII, from the coding sequence ATGAACGGTACAGTAAAATGGTTTAACGCACAAAAAGGATTTGGATTTATCACTGGAGAAGATGGAAAAGATGTTTTCGCACATTTTTCTAAAATAAACTCTGATGGTTACAAATCTCTTGAAGAAAACCAAAAAGTTAGCTACGAAGTAGTTGACGGTCAAAAAGGACCACAAGCAGAAAATATCACTATTATCTAA
- a CDS encoding IS66 family transposase, with the protein MKTLLEDSSLEINTNGCERAITPFVIERKNWLFSNTSKGTKASALI; encoded by the coding sequence ATGAAAACCCTTTTAGAAGATAGTTCCTTAGAAATAAATACTAATGGTTGTGAGCGAGCAATAACCCCTTTTGTAATCGAAAGAAAAAATTGGCTATTCTCAAACACTTCTAAAGGCACAAAAGCTAGCGCTTTAATATAA
- a CDS encoding transposase domain-containing protein, whose translation MIETAKANGLVVEKYLVYLFDKLSGNDTENKELLLDLMTWNNCS comes from the coding sequence ATAATTGAGACAGCAAAAGCTAATGGTTTAGTAGTTGAAAAATACCTAGTCTATTTATTTGATAAGTTATCAGGCAATGACACAGAAAATAAAGAACTTCTACTAGACTTAATGACATGGAATAATTGTAGCTAA
- a CDS encoding glycoside hydrolase family 1 protein — MKEIKFPEGFLWGGATAANQFEGAYNEDGKGLSIQDLMPKGIMGPITDEPTEDNMKLIGIDFYHRYKEDIKLFAEMGFKTFRLSIAWSRIFPNGDDKEPNEKGLQFYDNVFDELAKYGMEPLVTISHYETPLALAKNYDGWVNRKLIGFFENYVRTIFTRYKDKVKYWLTFNEINSALHAPYMSAGIWTPKEKLSKQDLYQAMHHELVASALAVKVGHEINPEFKIGCMILGVPNYPLTSMPSDVLKAMEQDRENLFFADIHARGEYPRYMNRVFKENSIEIKMEPGDKEILKHTVDFISFSYYMSSCATADPEKNKRGKGNILSGVPNPYLQASEWGWQIDPQGLRYILNQLYDRYQKPLFIVENGLGAVDQLVTDENGNKTVNDDYRINYLNDHLVQVAEAIEDGVELWGYTTWGCIDLVSASTAELKKRYGFIYVDRNDDGSGTLERYKKKSFYWYKEVISSNGASLKVK, encoded by the coding sequence ATGAAAGAAATAAAATTTCCAGAAGGCTTTTTATGGGGAGGAGCAACTGCTGCTAACCAATTTGAAGGAGCATATAATGAAGACGGAAAAGGCTTATCAATACAAGATTTAATGCCAAAGGGTATAATGGGACCAATAACTGATGAGCCAACAGAAGACAATATGAAGCTTATCGGTATTGATTTTTATCATAGATATAAGGAAGATATAAAGTTATTTGCTGAGATGGGCTTTAAGACCTTTAGATTATCAATTGCTTGGTCAAGAATATTCCCAAATGGTGATGATAAAGAGCCAAACGAAAAAGGCTTACAGTTTTATGATAATGTCTTTGATGAATTGGCTAAATACGGAATGGAGCCTTTAGTTACAATTTCACATTATGAAACACCACTGGCTCTTGCTAAAAATTATGATGGCTGGGTAAATAGAAAGCTTATAGGCTTCTTTGAAAACTATGTAAGAACAATATTCACTAGATATAAGGATAAGGTAAAATATTGGCTTACTTTTAATGAAATAAATTCAGCACTTCATGCGCCTTATATGAGTGCTGGAATTTGGACACCAAAAGAAAAATTAAGCAAGCAAGATTTATATCAAGCTATGCATCATGAACTAGTTGCTAGTGCATTGGCAGTAAAAGTTGGCCATGAAATAAACCCAGAATTCAAAATCGGTTGTATGATTCTTGGAGTACCAAACTATCCATTAACGTCGATGCCAAGTGATGTGCTTAAGGCAATGGAGCAAGATAGAGAAAATCTTTTCTTTGCAGATATTCATGCAAGAGGAGAGTATCCAAGATACATGAACAGAGTCTTTAAAGAAAACAGCATAGAAATAAAAATGGAGCCTGGTGATAAAGAAATACTAAAGCATACAGTAGATTTCATTTCCTTTAGTTACTATATGAGTTCCTGTGCAACGGCAGATCCAGAAAAAAATAAAAGAGGCAAAGGTAACATTCTTTCAGGAGTACCAAACCCATATTTACAAGCATCAGAATGGGGCTGGCAAATAGACCCACAAGGTTTAAGATATATCCTTAACCAATTATATGATAGATATCAAAAACCATTATTTATTGTGGAAAATGGTTTAGGTGCTGTGGATCAATTAGTTACTGATGAAAATGGCAATAAAACTGTAAATGACGATTATAGAATTAATTATTTAAACGATCATTTAGTTCAAGTTGCAGAAGCTATTGAGGATGGTGTTGAGCTTTGGGGATACACAACCTGGGGCTGTATAGACTTGGTTAGTGCATCAACAGCAGAGCTTAAAAAGAGATATGGCTTTATCTATGTTGATAGAAATGATGATGGAAGTGGTACTTTAGAAAGATACAAGAAAAAGAGTTTCTATTGGTATAAAGAAGTTATATCTAGTAATGGAGCTAGTTTAAAGGTAAAATAA
- a CDS encoding methyl-accepting chemotaxis protein: protein MKKDYGYNKLQNYIKSKASQSIKGKLFVMCLVSVICIMLLGITSLVILSRNGNDYIVTTNMNKINLIQYENKSINTNYLYSFDNALLEQIESNLGEILEIAEETQSLATGTNKSDINQIIDLAQKNITNLKEIIKLNDSRGFTNEEGKFKEFLANDEAISKTLEKTIADKSWVDLSMGDISSFANGTVVIDNKQYNKVTYVSNIPNSGKRLEIIPRIGGNGVEYKGTVYINNIVLENGSKKQQIDLGKYKDDDLKNSYGFALSSFTLSKLNNNPSIEIKSNFTKANNKWEEIDIKLPASDIDTQDYSKISYDVYFEAGSIQGLSAGMAMNNLYDFVESFNSIVSNIDMYNKLVAEGSDVQASLDEIAKLFEEIKTNFPIYLHDDTIIQNNLGKIINKQNTFNEITESDKELLEFKSINNTLEEDSTTLISTVKENIETKMNTRKTFMLILVTTLLIISTLVIGFITFAIKNSIYDNMKQFSKILDEVADGNLLSRSKTKSMDEFSIFSKKLNEFLDKLSSILGSVQRLSDEVESKNNIIANIIRQVVKGNEAGDDIVVKKGILQLEKLFGEISESVATQSANTEESLAGINEILDLNEKVLADITNTKEVSQETLLKVKDGHNGITSLNEKIEYINTSVFNTNEEIKELINNAKSIEEILVSIKSFSGQTDLLALNATIEAARAGMEGRGFAVVANEIKNLSQQTSNETQKINAIIESINNRIYKVQIANNEVVNSIKYALETTNYFKDIMNEVTTSTEFNFDSINKLFQTIKEQNNCMNQISNAVEQISEEALSIQEKTANTTAITTELSSTLVNNLEEVEGAIRNSKQLKDDMNFFKI from the coding sequence ATGAAAAAGGATTACGGTTATAATAAATTGCAGAATTATATCAAATCAAAAGCATCACAAAGTATTAAAGGAAAATTATTTGTAATGTGTTTAGTTAGTGTTATTTGCATTATGTTACTAGGAATTACTTCATTAGTTATATTGTCAAGGAATGGTAATGATTATATCGTAACTACAAATATGAACAAGATTAATTTAATTCAATATGAAAACAAATCAATAAATACTAATTATCTATACTCTTTTGATAACGCGTTATTGGAACAAATAGAATCTAACTTAGGTGAGATTCTCGAAATTGCTGAAGAAACACAGTCTTTAGCAACTGGTACTAATAAAAGCGATATAAATCAAATAATTGATCTTGCACAAAAGAATATAACTAATCTAAAAGAGATAATAAAATTAAATGATTCCAGGGGATTCACCAATGAAGAGGGGAAATTCAAAGAATTTTTAGCAAATGATGAAGCGATCTCTAAAACATTAGAAAAAACAATTGCTGATAAATCTTGGGTAGATTTAAGTATGGGAGATATATCAAGTTTTGCTAATGGAACGGTAGTAATAGATAATAAACAATATAATAAAGTGACCTATGTATCTAATATACCCAACTCAGGAAAGAGACTTGAGATTATACCTCGTATAGGAGGTAATGGTGTTGAATATAAGGGTACTGTATATATAAATAACATTGTCCTTGAAAATGGCTCCAAAAAACAACAAATTGATTTAGGAAAGTATAAGGATGACGATTTGAAAAATAGTTATGGGTTTGCACTTTCAAGTTTTACGCTAAGTAAGCTTAATAATAACCCTAGTATTGAAATAAAAAGTAATTTTACTAAAGCTAATAATAAGTGGGAAGAAATTGATATAAAGTTACCTGCAAGTGATATTGACACACAAGATTATTCCAAGATATCATATGATGTTTACTTTGAGGCTGGAAGTATCCAAGGCTTATCGGCTGGGATGGCCATGAACAATTTATATGACTTCGTTGAAAGTTTTAATTCTATAGTTTCCAACATAGACATGTATAATAAGTTAGTTGCTGAAGGTAGTGATGTTCAGGCTAGTCTTGATGAAATTGCCAAACTATTTGAAGAAATTAAAACAAACTTTCCAATATATTTGCATGACGATACTATTATTCAGAATAACTTGGGTAAGATTATTAATAAACAAAATACCTTTAATGAAATTACTGAATCTGACAAAGAACTTTTAGAGTTTAAAAGTATTAATAATACACTAGAGGAGGACTCAACAACATTAATTTCTACAGTTAAAGAAAATATTGAAACAAAAATGAATACAAGAAAAACATTTATGCTTATACTTGTTACTACATTATTAATCATATCTACATTGGTTATTGGTTTTATAACCTTTGCTATAAAAAATAGTATATATGATAATATGAAGCAATTTTCAAAGATTTTAGATGAGGTTGCAGACGGTAACTTACTTTCACGTTCAAAAACAAAATCTATGGACGAGTTCTCTATCTTTTCAAAAAAACTCAACGAATTTTTAGATAAGCTATCAAGTATATTGGGTTCAGTTCAAAGATTGTCTGATGAAGTAGAAAGCAAAAACAATATAATAGCAAATATAATTAGACAAGTTGTAAAAGGGAATGAAGCTGGTGATGATATAGTTGTAAAGAAAGGGATCTTACAACTAGAAAAATTATTCGGAGAAATTTCTGAGAGTGTTGCAACACAGAGTGCAAATACAGAAGAATCACTTGCTGGTATTAATGAAATTTTAGATTTAAATGAAAAGGTATTGGCAGATATTACAAATACAAAAGAAGTTTCTCAAGAGACATTATTAAAAGTAAAAGATGGACATAATGGGATTACTAGTCTAAATGAAAAAATTGAATATATTAATACTAGTGTTTTTAATACCAATGAAGAAATAAAAGAACTAATTAATAATGCTAAGAGTATCGAGGAGATTTTGGTCTCAATAAAAAGTTTTTCAGGACAAACTGATTTACTTGCACTAAATGCTACCATCGAGGCTGCTAGAGCAGGTATGGAAGGCAGAGGCTTTGCGGTAGTAGCAAATGAAATTAAAAATTTATCACAACAAACAAGTAATGAAACACAAAAGATTAATGCTATAATTGAAAGTATTAATAATAGAATTTACAAGGTTCAAATTGCAAATAATGAGGTTGTAAATAGTATAAAGTATGCATTAGAAACTACTAATTATTTTAAAGATATTATGAATGAAGTTACAACTTCAACAGAATTTAATTTTGATAGTATCAATAAGTTATTTCAAACTATTAAGGAACAAAATAACTGCATGAATCAAATCTCAAATGCAGTTGAACAAATTAGTGAAGAAGCACTTAGCATCCAAGAAAAAACAGCTAATACCACAGCTATAACAACAGAACTTTCTTCAACTTTGGTTAATAACTTAGAAGAAGTAGAAGGTGCAATTAGAAATTCAAAACAACTAAAAGATGATATGAATTTTTTCAAAATATAA
- a CDS encoding DEAD/DEAH box helicase yields the protein MNFKELGINEALVKILKDTGITEPTPVQSESIPHIKAGGDLIGEAQTGTGKTLAFLLPIFENISPTVNNVQALILTPTRELAIQITNQALKLKEGKDINILAAYGGKDIGSQLKKLKNNIHLIIATPGRLLDHIERKTVDLSKLKTFVLDEADQMLLMGFKNEVESIIKVTSKKRQTLCFSATLNSDVKKLAYRYMNDPITVTIKKEEVTLSTIKQHVVETTDRRKQNALCAVLDEDNPFMAIIFCRTKRRADDLEVGLYQRGYNCAKLHSDIPQSKRERIMKAFRNADFQYLIATDVAARGLDISGVTHIYNYDIPESVESYIHRIGRTGRAGEEGYTCLFIDPKNNDMLEEIEEALKFQIPRRQVDDSFKKD from the coding sequence ATGAACTTTAAAGAATTAGGCATTAATGAAGCCTTAGTAAAAATACTAAAGGATACTGGTATCACTGAACCAACTCCGGTTCAAAGTGAGAGCATCCCACATATAAAAGCTGGCGGAGATCTTATAGGCGAAGCGCAAACAGGTACTGGAAAAACTCTTGCATTTTTGCTTCCGATTTTCGAAAATATCTCCCCTACTGTAAATAACGTTCAAGCTTTAATATTAACTCCTACAAGAGAACTTGCTATTCAGATAACAAATCAAGCTCTAAAGCTTAAAGAAGGTAAAGATATAAATATATTAGCAGCCTATGGTGGTAAAGATATAGGCTCTCAGCTTAAAAAGCTTAAGAACAATATCCACCTTATCATCGCTACACCTGGCAGACTTTTAGACCACATTGAAAGAAAAACTGTAGATTTAAGCAAGCTGAAAACCTTTGTTTTAGATGAAGCAGACCAAATGCTTTTGATGGGCTTTAAGAATGAGGTGGAGTCAATCATTAAAGTAACCTCTAAAAAGCGTCAAACCCTTTGCTTTTCTGCAACGCTAAATTCTGACGTAAAAAAATTAGCTTATAGATATATGAATGACCCGATAACAGTTACGATAAAAAAGGAAGAAGTTACTCTTAGCACTATTAAGCAACATGTGGTGGAAACTACTGATAGAAGAAAGCAAAATGCTTTGTGTGCTGTCCTTGATGAAGATAATCCTTTTATGGCTATTATATTTTGCAGAACAAAAAGAAGAGCCGATGACCTTGAAGTAGGTCTTTATCAACGTGGCTATAATTGTGCAAAACTTCACAGTGATATACCACAATCAAAGCGTGAACGAATAATGAAAGCTTTTAGAAATGCTGATTTTCAATACTTGATAGCTACTGATGTAGCTGCTAGAGGTCTTGATATAAGTGGAGTAACTCATATATATAATTATGATATCCCTGAAAGTGTGGAAAGCTATATTCATCGTATAGGTAGAACTGGAAGGGCTGGCGAAGAGGGTTATACTTGCTTGTTTATCGATCCAAAGAATAATGATATGTTAGAAGAAATCGAGGAAGCGCTTAAGTTTCAGATACCAAGAAGACAAGTGGATGATAGTTTTAAAAAGGACTAA